One stretch of Armigeres subalbatus isolate Guangzhou_Male chromosome 2, GZ_Asu_2, whole genome shotgun sequence DNA includes these proteins:
- the LOC134209993 gene encoding uncharacterized protein LOC134209993, translating into MEQTINDEGDGGNEEDVFQTDPVVEEYVDRSFERFEHVEYLTWEDNNDIAEYPMDETEAANLEQDFLDDGAFNDEALLHDENHQQAANDPETDDDNHDTDKVFYFAGVFCRKLYCSQLRPREFEKRNVSGNTLADVLKSIWKVAKTQVHRAVIFTNEVPRWANDDPNVDNIQQFVTLQDTKKKKLYHVSSLTPRLLRNWRDKTVRIFVYVYSSTVENNAQYQLVQRKLIVPQNPDRSGANSAFEELTLANELRDKHPDIEGHHSSWLLWANFINSSPVHERDQLKASKAPPLELAKYFRWTAVSEAARLQSVHRGVVVAQTVNEGWSRDISTIKKDLDLAITVLQGQCHL; encoded by the exons ATGGAGCAAACAATCAACGATGAGGGTGACGGAGGAAATGAGGAGGATGTTTTTCAGACAGACCCCGTTGTGGAAGAATACGTGGATAG GTCATTCGAACGATTCGAACATGTCGAGTATTTGACCTGGGAGGACAACAATGATATCGCTGAATATCCTATGGATGAGACGGAAGCGGCGAATCTCGAACAAGATTTTCTGGATGATGGTGCATTTAATGATGAGGCTCTACTGCACGATGAAAACCATCAACAAGCCGCAAACGATCCCGAGACAGATGATGACAATCATGATACCGACAAAGTTTTTTATTTCGCTGGTGTGTTCTGTCGAAAGCTATACTGCTCTCAGCTACGTCCACGGGAATTCGAAAAACGGAATGTAAGTGGAAATACTTTGGCGGATGTTTTGAAGTCGATTTGGAAAGTGGCCAAGACGCAAGTGCACCGTGCGGTCATCTTCACCAATGAGGTTCCTCGATGGGCAAATGACGATCCAAATGTGGATAACATTCAGCAGTTTGTAACGCTGCAGGATACGAAAAAGAAGAAACTCTACCATGTGTCATCACTCACTCCCAGGCTGCTTCGGAATTGGCGAGATAAGACTGTAAGAATTTTTGTGTATGTCTATTCGTCGACCGTTGAAAATAATGCACAGTATCAGCTAGTTCAAAGAAAACTGATTGTGCCACAAAACCCAGACCGATCTGGCGCTAATAGCGCTTTTGAAGAACTAACATTGGCAAACGAGCTTCGCGACAAGCATCCAGATATCGAGGGGCATCACAGCTCATGGTTGCTGTGggcaaattttattaattcatcGCCAGTACATGAACGAGATCAGCTGAAAGCATCTAAGGCACCGCCGCTAGAGTTGGCCAAATATTTTCGTTGGACAGCTGTGTCGGAAGCGGCTAGGTTACAGTCAGTGCATCGAGGAGTTGTCGTAGCTCAAACAGTTAATGAGGGATGGTCAAGAGATATCAGCACCATCAAGAAAGATCTTGATCTTGCTATTACTGTGCTCCAGGGG CAATGTCATCTGTAA